One region of Eupeodes corollae chromosome 1, idEupCoro1.1, whole genome shotgun sequence genomic DNA includes:
- the LOC129938613 gene encoding protein cereblon, with translation MDSDAEVDGNSGDENNIEENSEESPQVLATGSRSNIDIEPPIVSIQRPGTQNATTRRDSSSSRRRHSEPNRNDTSSSSDDDDNDGEPSYSIPWEPVEAAHISDSEFEIEIEPDERDLTELVALERYSNLDGEDASDADAEERARSNEVRFDTNLPAEHTYLGNNMNRVSGVEYLETGRIHKIMLFMHQHIVFPGEVLPFMIPGFIIDSDIDSDNGLLFGVAFGHVRCPKTQAMYGVTCQIYEKGTDERGNTLIKSRALQRFITANDTRREHLEYITSRPQLKTFGHVKILPEISLPDPLASINIGSMNRFRDIPGLAGYLTDFRATSTIWPKHVFNQFTIGTIIQKVLKSLETNKVQSMPTDPTRLSFWLSRNAHISEDQLSKIFMTDCVNIRMRMIADSFSDGSVFVCRVCRNPIAHCRELFAMSKHGVQSQYCNSSGYIHETNTVYKVFPNAITFSGEPSSEFSWFPGYEWHIIVCKMCNRHIGWQFRAHEENLSPVLFYGITGASVKVSKKNETRTLRNNLFSNLFQLIDL, from the exons atggacTCAGACGCTGAAG tgGATGGTAATTCGGGagatgaaaataatattgaagagAACTCAGAAGAGTCTCCACAAGTTCTTGCTACTGGATCACGAAGCAATATCGATATCGAGCCTCCGATTGTTTCGATCCAGAGACCTGGAACTCAGAATGCAACTACACGCAGAGATTCAAGCAGCAGCAGGAGGAGGCACAGTGAGCCCAATCGGAATGATACCAGCTCGTCTtcagacgacgacgacaacgatggAGAACCAA GTTACTCCATACCTTGGGAGCCTGTTGAAGCTGCTCACATTTCTGACTCAGAATTTGAAATCGAAATTG AGCCTGACGAGCGAGATCTTACCGAACTTGTAGCACTGGAACGTTATTCTAATCTGGACGGTGAAGATGCCTCCGATGCAGATGCCGAGGAGCGAGCTCGTTCAAACGAAGTTCGTTTCGACACAAATCTCCCCGCCGAACACACGTATCTCGGGAATAATATGAATCGCGTCTCAGGAGTCGAGTATTTGGAAACAGGACGAATACACAAAATAATGCTCTTCATGCATCAACACATCGTTTTCCCCGGCGAGGTGCTGCCATTCATGATTCCCGGATTTATAATTGACTCGGACATAGATTCGGACAATGGTTTGTTGTTTGGGGTGGCGTTTGGTCATGTGCGTTGTCCCAAAACGCAAGCCATGTACGGAGTCACTTGCCAGATCTACGAAAAGGGAACAGATGAACGTGGCAATACGCTAATTAAGTCGAGAGCACTGCAGCGATTTATCACAGCCAATGACACAAGAAGAGA GCATTTAGAATACATCACATCAAGACCACAGCTAAAAACCTTTGGCCATGTTAAAATCCTACCTGAAATCAGCCTACCTGACCCCCTGGCATCGATCAACATAGGCAGCATGAACAGGTTTCGAGATATACCCGGACTAGCCGGCTATTTGACTGATTTCCGAGCTACATCAACAATTTGGCCAAAGCATGTCTTCAATCAGTTCACCATCGGGACAATTATACAAAAAGTACTCAAATCTCTTGAAACAAACAAAGTGCAATCCATGCCAACTGACCCCACAAGGCtatccttttggctaagtcGCAATGCTCATATATCCGAAGATCAATTGAGCAAGATTTTCATGACTGATTGTGTAAATATCCGGATGAGGATGATTGCTGATTCGTTTAGTGAC GGCTCCGTATTTGTTTGTCGAGTTTGCCGCAATCCCATCGCACATTGTCGGGAGCTGTTTGCGATGTCAAAACATGGCGTCCAATCACAGTACTGCAACTCAT CTGGATATATACACGAGACAAATACGGTGTATAAAGTGTTTCCAAATGCTATCACATTTAGCGGCGAGCCTTCAAGTGAATTCAGCTGGTTTCCTGG aTACGAATGGCacattattgtttgtaaaatgtgCAATCGTCACATTGGATGGCAATTCCGTGCTC